From the Gossypium hirsutum isolate 1008001.06 chromosome A02, Gossypium_hirsutum_v2.1, whole genome shotgun sequence genome, the window TGTGCTAAAATTTAACTTAGTTcccagagcttcttgtagtttactccaaaatctcgatgtgaatctcgaatctcgatcagaaataatagatATCGAAATCCCATGTAACCTCACAATCTCTACTATATACAATTCTGCTAATTTCTCAAGTGAAAAGTctgttctgactggaataaaatgtgccaacttagccaatctatcaacaatcacccagatcgaatctttctttcCCGAAGTCAGAGGTAAatcggatacaaaatccatcgtgacatgctcccacttccattctggtaTCATAATAGGTTGTAACAATTCCattggtacctgatgttctgctttcacttgttgacaaatcaaacacttagCTACGAACTCACAAATTTCCTGTTTCATACCCGGCTAccaatacatctgtttcaaatcacaatacatcttcgtactacccggatgaatggaGTACATGCTACTATAAGCTTCAGAAAGAATAtcgtttttcaaatttaaattatttggaacacaaattcttttATGATAGCGTAACATACCACTTTCATCAATGCCATACTCTAAACTCAGATTGTCCTAAACTATTTTTCGTTTCAGTACCAACTTCGAATAATCATCTTGCAATTCCTAAATTTGTTGAAGGAACAGAGGTTTGTTCTCAACTCTGCTAATACAGAACCATCTTCATTAAGAGATAAATAAACGTTTAACACTCGAAGTGCAAACAATGACGACTTCCGACTAAGTGCattcgcaaccacattagcttttcctagatgataaccaacaaccaaatcataatctttcagtaactcTAGCCATCGTCCCTGTCTCAAATTtagctctttctgagtcattaaatatttcaaacttttttgaTCTGTAAACACATAACATGTCTTaccgtataaataatgtctctaaatcttcaaagcaaatactattgtagccaactcaagatcatgtgtaggataattcttctcatgcagttttaattgtcgagaagcataggCCACTACTTTTCCTAATTAcatcagtacacaacccaaaccatttggagacgcatcactataaataacataCAGTACACCTGACTCTGGCTGAGTCAAAACCGGAGCTTCTGTTAACATtttcttcaactgatcaaagctttgcTGACACTCATCAGACcaaacaaattcaacatttttctgcAATAATTGAGTCAATGGCGAGGCAGTCATCGAAAAATTCTTAACAAAACATCAGTAATAACCTGATAGACCCAGAAAACTTCGCACTTctgaaaaatttttgaaaattttctaattcacCAAAGCAAAAactttactcgggtcaactcaaaTTCCGCCGGCTAATACAATGTGACCCAAAAGTCCAACCTCgtgaagccagaattcacatttgctaaactttgcgtACAACTGcttttctctcaaagtctgtagtacaattctcaaatgttgtgCATGTTAAGATTCTGTCTTGGAATAAATTAGTAAATCATGATAAGCACAACtgcaaatctatccaaataaggtttaaaaatccgattcattaaatccataaaagcagcagaggcattagtcaagccaaatggcattaccatAAACTTCTAGTGACCGTATTAAGTTCTAAAGCAGTCTTTGGTACATCCCACTCTTTAACCTTCAATTGATATTACTCGAATCTAAGGTATATCTTCCAAAACACTGCAGCACATtttagttggtcaaacagatcgccAATTCGTGGCAAagggttttatttttaattataaccTTGTTAAattgtctgtagtctatacataatctTAAAgaactgtctttctttttcacaaacagaacaggtgcACCTCAGGGAGATATACTCGATCTCATAAACCCTCGGTCTAATAACTCTTACAATTGTGCCTTTAACTCCTTAATTCAGCTGGTGCCATTCGATATGGTGTTACTAATATCAGAGCTATTCCAGGAATCACatcaattacaaactcaacttcacgatcaTGTGGTAAACTTcgtaattctttaggaaatacatcAGTAAACTCATTAACAACCGGTAACTGGTCTAACTTTGATTTCAAACTCCGAGTATCAGGAATGTAAGCTAGAAATGCTTCATTACCTTTTTGCATCAATCTCTGAGcaaaaaaaagctaaaatgatTCTAACAATATCCTTTGGATATTCAAACTCAACTGAAATCATCTCTCTtgtctgacatttcaaatcaatccatttatgtctacaatttaccacagcatcatgTAAAGGCAACCAATCCGTTCCcggaataacatcaaattcccaaaagggtagcaacatcaaatcagcagggAATTCGCAGCCTTTCACTTTCAGTGAACAATTACGATACACTAAATTAACTATCACACTTCGACCTAATGGATTAgtaacttgaatatcataatTGATAGACTCAACAAgaaatttcttttctgttactAATGCAATgtaaatataagaatgagtagacccaggcTCAATCAACACATATACAGTAAAATCAAAGAGATAGAATGTACCGTCAATAAAATATAGAGTCGTAGCTTCTTCTCTAGCTCGGATGGCATAAGTACATGTAGGTGCTCTAGCCTCTGAACTAGCAGTAGTATCTTTCATACCTAAACGAGCAGTCCTGGTGGCAGTATTTTGGCCTGAACGCCTACTTCTCTGAGAAGTAGCTAATTAATTTTCTTTCTGCTCTTCATCTTTTTGTAATTGAGGATAGTTTCGAGTAAAATGATCAGTGGctccacatttataacaagcccccgCTTTACTTCTACATTCCCCGAGATGGTATTTCCCACAATACTTGCATTTACACTTAGAAGCATTTTGCACACTACTCACACTTGGGTCTAATAGATACCCCGTAATCAAGTTGATtaccttatttttatttgatCGTTCAGACATTGAGGTGGCTTGACTAATATCATCTCTAGACTTTTAGCTGAAAATGTTGAAAAGGATTTGAAAGAACTTCTTTTGTAAGATTCTTTATCCTATCTATCTCGTTGCATTATTTTATTATACACCTCTTCCATTTTTTTGTGCACGATCTGACAGAATGATAAATTCTCGTATTTTAGTGcccccaatcatcattctaatttcattattcagCCCTTTTTCAAACCGAATGCACATTTGTTTTTTGGTTGGTACAAATTCCTGGGCATATTTGCTGAGgtatacaaattctctttcatacttagCTATCGATCTGTTTCCTTTgcgcatgtaacaccccgaacccgagaccgtcaccggagtcgaacacgaggtgttaacagactttaaaccacttataaaaaatttcccagacactgccaatctgcgtactagtcgctttaaaaatcatatcttgagttcagaaactcggaatccagttccataaattttccctgaaattagactcatattcccatctacataattttttctagaatttttagttgggccaattagtacattttattagtcaaagtctcccatgttatagggattgactacactgacctttgcgcattacgacttggatatctccctgtacagggcttcaatactgatgccgtttgtttctatagaaactaaactcagagaggaatctatacatatatggaatgactcctaattgtctctggttaatttataatgaatttccaaagtcggaacaggaaatccagaaaccgttctggccctgtctcacgagaacctgaatatctcttaacatactgtccatatgattgtttcgttactttcctatgaaaatagattcatcaaggttcgtttacatgatttattcactatttaattccgttcctactatttttagtgattttccaaatctacatcactgctgctgtcagcatctgcctttaaggtagactttatctatttcatagtttccatgattcaactagcccttttagcataaatagcacaaattatgatagtgattaaccattcccatggccaatccttgttaagcatatccacacctctcaataaccatgtccataccaaatgattataacattatactcaaacatatataagccattttcgcatggctatccaaaattatacaagtccaaagggttcatgacccccaacaaaaagggtagtcctatacatgccatttcgaagttcaaccaaaattgtaccaaaagggggggctttgatagtgtgggcgacttcgacttcaaaatcccgagtccgatagctggagaaccaaaatctataaaacagagaatcaaggagacggagtaagcaatttatgcttagtaagttttgagcaagggattccagcacaacaaaagtatagcattcatgtagataaacggataatttcatatgcacaatttttcaatatcatacttacttcacattaccaacccttttattcatacacaaagatcaacttagccaaaggccggtagctcatttatcaactgagcgaatacttatttgtaagggctcaactaattcaaagcacatacgaaacatacctcaatgttgggatgtttcaagcgtattaactgaaatttttacagcaagatcattcattcccaaatcacgtaccttcggaatttaaccggatatagctactcgttcaaatgccttcgggacatagcccggttatagtaactcgcacaaatgccttcgggacttaacccggatttagtaactcgcacaaatgccttcgggcttagcccggaattagtatctcgcacaaatgccttcggatcttagtccggatatggtcacttagcacaaagccttcaggacttagcccggacatcattcaaataaccatgcacatttaacaataaatcatggcacattcgtatttcattttcgttagcaaaactcgaacacaagacacttatcattcttgcaatttcggctcaatagccacacacaaagagcatgattttgatttgcttaaaacttgatctaatcaaatcataatttaagctcttttactcaagaacttacctcggatgttgtcgaacgattccgatagctattcgaccactttttccttccctttatcggatttagttcccctttgctcttgagcttaattaaacaaataaattgatttaatcatttgagcatcgaaaagaggaacacaaggcacttagcccatatttatacattagacattaaagtcacatatgtacggaatcatgaatcaaactcaacattttggctaattttcccccttggccgaattttctaagccaagacaaaagcatcaatatgcttgcctctaaccgaatacatgcaacaccaatctccttcctatggccgaatatgcatgtctatgttggggccgattgcaacacttaatacattctacaagtatggtcacttgtattgactaaacaccattttgtttcaagttcaaaacttggctaatacacacatatatacactagtaaagcatcctctccctttccatcaatttaacacatgcattactcattaatatacgaaaattatattcagccttagcacacaacttgctagccgattcttctccatctagcaaccaatgcacatatgtgctcactcaaaaatgctaaaaagaagattcaagaatcatcaatccaccatcacatgcatcattaacaagcttcatatttagcatgcaatggcattaatacaaaatccacctaggccgaatatcatccccatgacatagcaaagatttgaaccatgggctaattagaactcaagctagcaactaaaaaaaacatgcatgaatctcatggcacaacctcaaacataccttgatctagatacaagtatggccaaacctcctcctaatcctcttccaaaccaaacatgaagcaagaactcattcctccttccttagaattttcggccaaaagaagatgaaaaaggatgaacaaaatttttcttttcttttcttttactcacggcaatggggggggaaacaaccacgcactttttttttgttttcatcatatttcctttcattattttatgcccatgctccttattttatcatacttcccatgacacactaactcaacatgtttatgacatgttcttgcccatcacacttggtctaccatgcttgtcatggccggccactactaattaggggggaatttgacatgcaagtcccccctttttatttcatgcactaataggtccttatgctttgacctatcacatttcaaaattttctcacataagtcctatttactaaaattcacctacaattaaacaaaattcaaacacgaaattttcacacatgcacatgtacatataatgagcatcaattatgacggttaattatttttatgactcggtttagcggtcccgaaaccacttcctgactagggtcaaattttAGGCTGTCACAGCGCAGGTCAAGAAATTCCCTCTTTTTCTTATGTAAATATCTCTtaccaacatatttctttttaaattcactcTGAAAAAATTCCCAAGAGATTTTCTCTTTTGGTACAATAGAGACTATTGTCAACCACCAGTTATATACTTCCTCTTTTAGTAATGAAATAGCACATCTCAAATAATCATTAGAGGAGCAAGCCATTTCTTCAAAAACTCTTACTATATTCTGGAGCCAATACTCAACTTTAATTGGATCATCATCTGACCTACCCCAAAATTCTTCGGCCTCACACTTTCTAGGTTTCTCAATCAGAGTTTGTTTACTAGATTCAGTCACTAGAGCTGGTGGAGGTGCAACTGGAGGCACTACATGTAGTAAGGTAGGGGGAGGTTGTTGAGCCAGATTTCTCCCCTACATGAACTTACTAAACCATTGATTCATATACCTGAAGAACATGTTTCTAAGTTCTTATTCCTGAGCCGAAGGGATTGGGACATTACTACTTGTCCCATGTTCAGATGTCTGTACTCTACTATTGGCCTCATCATGTTCAGCATGTTTAGATCTATCtaacatctttacaatctataagaaaaataagggctagatcggatcatacacatcacactatcacagatttatatagCATGTAATTCTAAACACTTCACACGTTACGTTCAATCCGAGAATCGattaaactgtagctctgataccactaaatgtaatgcccctaacccttatccgtagCTGAAACACGGTTACGGGGCATTACCGAATTTTTTAGGTCAAATGCGAACCTTTCATAACATCTAATACACATATCAAAACCCAATCATAAATCACTTATATTAACCCTTGtatgagcccttgaggcccaatatACGCATTAGAAGTAaattgggactaaaccgaaagctccaaaatttttcccaaaatttcaaaattttccttaggtgcaggggacacaaacCCGTGTCGCCAGGCTGTGTGGCTTGCATGGCTAGGAGACATGCACGTGCCTTAGGTTGTGTAGACATTCGATTTGaggcacacggttgtgtcccagcctatgtccAATTTAGGATgcttactaacttgggtcacacagccaagctaCACGCCCCTGTGCTATGTGCAAAAACCTAGTTATtgtgtttctcaattttaaagatGTAGGGGCACACAGTCGAaaaacacgcctgtgtctctgcccgtgtggacgaaaatagttCATTTTAAGGAtacttttctcacccattttgatatcaacctatacacaacattttaatatatgaatatatccCAAACAAGCAATCAacacaagccaaaatcatgttttaagcatgaC encodes:
- the LOC107932182 gene encoding uncharacterized protein, which encodes MKDTTASSEARAPTCTYAIRAREEATTLYFIDGTFYLFDFTVYVLIEPGSTHSYIYIALVTEKKFLVESINYDIQVTNPLGRSVIVNLVYRNCSLKVKGCEFPADLMLLPFWEFDVIPGTDWLPLHDAVRLMQKGNEAFLAYIPDTRSLKSKLDQLPVVNEFTDVFPKELRSLPHDREVEFVIDVIPGIALILVTPYRMAPAELRS